From the Streptomyces nodosus genome, the window CGCGCGGCGTCGGTGGCGGCCTCGGCCGTCAGATGGGTGCTGGTGGTCGTGGCCCTGTTCTTCACCGCGGCCGGAGCGGCGGCCGGAGTGTCGGCGGAGGCGGACACCGCGCCGGCCGCGCCGGCACCGACCACCGCCAGGGCCGCCGCGGCGGTGACGATCCTGGCGCGGGCGGAGAACTTCCTGGCCTTGTGCTGCATCACGGGTACCTCTCCAGTCGTGTCGCCTTCCTCCGCACCCGGTCAGCCGGATCGGCCGTGCTTGTACGGGTGACGGAGGACGCGGCGCGCCCTGCGCCGCACCTCCACTCTCGGCCCGCCCGGGCCGCCCGCCCGTCGGCGTACCGGCTGGTCCCGGCGCGCGGACGGACGACGCGGGGGTCATCCGATCGGTTGACCCGCCGCCGTTCCCACCGGGCGACAATGACCCTGTTCGCCCGACTCGGGGCCCTCCCGCCGAGGCCGTCCCGGGTCTGTCCGCCGCCATGTCCGTCGCCGTCCGTCGCCGTGTCCGTACGTCCCGGGGAGGAGCAGCCCATGCCGTCCTGGAAACTGCCGTCCCCGCAAGGTCCGGGCACCGTCGGCGGGGAAGCCCGCCGACTGGCGTTCGTCATCCATCTGACGTTCTTCCTGCTGCTCGGCTCCGCGCTGTTCCGGTATGTCCTGCGGCACCACGCCCAGCCCCAGGTGCCCGCCGTCCTGGCCCTGGCCGGCGCGCTGGCCCTGCTGTACGTCACCGGCCGGCGCACGGCGGTCACCGCGGCCGGCGCATCCGTCCCCGGCAGGGCAGCCGTCCCCGGGCCGGTGTCCCTCTCCTCCCGGGGCTCCTCCGCCGCGGGCCCCGGGCGGCCTCCCCTCACCAGGCTGGTGTGGCTGGGCGGGCTGGTCGGCGTGTGGGCCGCACTGGTCGCCCTGGCTCCCAGCTTCGCCTGGTGCGCGGTGCCGCTCTTCTACACCGCGCTGCGCACCCTGCCGACGCCCGCCGCGTACACCCTGGTGGTGTTCTTCACCGCCTTCGTGGTCGTCGCCCAGCTGCGGCTGGCCGACCGCTTCGACCTGGACCTGGTGATCGGTCCGCCGTCCGTCGCCGCCCTGGCGGCCGCGGTCTTCACCCATATGGACCGGCAGGCAACCCGGCAGGCCGCCCTGATCCGCGACCTGGTGCGCACCCGGCGCGAACTCGCCGCCACCGAGCGCCGCGAGGGCACCCTGGCCGAGCGTCAGCGGCTGGCCATGGAGATCCATGACACGCTCGCCCAGAGCCTGTCCAGCCAGCGGATGCTTCTCCAGGCCGCCGACCGGACCTGGGAGAGCGAGCCGGCGCGGGCCAGGGAGCATCTGCGCACCGCCGGTTCGATCGCCGAGCGGAGCCTGGCCGAGGCGCGCCGGTTCGTGCACGACCTCGCACCCGCCGACCTCGCCGAGGGCGGTGGCCTGGAGGCGGCGCTGCGGGGCCTCGCCTCCCGCGAGACCACGGCCGGACGCACCGTGACCTGTCTCGTCGACGGCACACCGGCGCCGTACGGGCTGCCGGACCGGGTGCAGTCCGCGCTGCTGCGCATCGCGCAGGGTGCCCTTGCCAATGTCCGGGAGCACTCCGGTGCCACCCGGGCCGCGCTCACCCTCACCTATCTGGAGGACCAGGTCCGGCTGGACATCGCCGACGA encodes:
- a CDS encoding sensor histidine kinase — translated: MPSWKLPSPQGPGTVGGEARRLAFVIHLTFFLLLGSALFRYVLRHHAQPQVPAVLALAGALALLYVTGRRTAVTAAGASVPGRAAVPGPVSLSSRGSSAAGPGRPPLTRLVWLGGLVGVWAALVALAPSFAWCAVPLFYTALRTLPTPAAYTLVVFFTAFVVVAQLRLADRFDLDLVIGPPSVAALAAAVFTHMDRQATRQAALIRDLVRTRRELAATERREGTLAERQRLAMEIHDTLAQSLSSQRMLLQAADRTWESEPARAREHLRTAGSIAERSLAEARRFVHDLAPADLAEGGGLEAALRGLASRETTAGRTVTCLVDGTPAPYGLPDRVQSALLRIAQGALANVREHSGATRAALTLTYLEDQVRLDIADDGRGFDTAALPGRAVGVRGHGLPAIRARVGQLGGTLTVESAPGDGTVVSAAVPHRPTAAQEVPTP